ACCTGCACTGGGCTCCCACCGGTCAGCGACGGACTCTATCCCACGTGAGTGCCGTCGCGCGGTTTCGATGTCGTCTCCGATATTCTCTTAAGTACCGATGTACTACCTATCGCTAATGATAGAGGCCACGAGCGCGGGAGCCATCCTCTTTCGCGATACGCGTGGCCGGCGCGAGTACCTGTTGCTCAAGAGCCGCCCCGGGGACTGGGAGTTCCCGAAAGGCGGCGTCGAGGGCGACGAGGAACTTCAGCAGACGGCCATCCGCGAAGTGAAAGAGGAGGCCGGAATCGGCGATTTCCGGCTCTTGGACGGTTTCCGCAAAGACTACGACTACGTGTTCGAGGCGAACGGCAACACCATCCACAAGACGGTGCACCTGTTCGTCGCGAAGTCCTTCGAAGCATCGGCAGAGCTCTCTACGGAGCATCGCGACCTGCAGTGGCGCGACTACGACCAGGCTGTCAACACCGTCACGCAAGACGGCCCCCGCGAGATACTGAAAGACGCCCACGAGTTCCTCGACGAGGCGCTCGAGAACGGCGACGGGGAGTGAGGACGCGAGACGTGCCCGACGGGCACCGCTAGCGACTGCGTTTCCGAATCCTGGTCGAAACCGCGAGACGAGGTCTCGGCCGGTCTAATTTCCCGTGGAATTTATATATGATTACTTAGACGTTCTGACTGAAGGTCCCACAATGTTAGAAGACGGACTCTCCTACCCAATGCAAGGCGACAGTTGGATCGGGCGGCTGGTAATCGGCGGCATCCTCCTCTTTCTGTCCTTCCTCATAGTTCCGGTGTTCATATTCTACGGCTACCTCGTCCGCGTCCTCGAGTCGACTATCGAGGGCGATTCGGAACCCCCCGAGTGGGACGACTGGGGCGGTCTCGTCGTGGACGGACTGAAAGCGACGGTGGTCGGCCTCGTCTACGGACTAATTCCGACAGTCGTTATCGTCGGTATCGGCGCCGGACTGATCGGCATCGGCTCCGCGGCCGGCAACGACGGCGGCGGTCTCCTGGCCGGCTTCGGCCTCGCGACCATCCTGCTGTTGATTCCGGTGCTGTTCCTGGTCTACTACCTCGTCCCCGCCGCCCTGTCGAACATGGCCGTCGAGGGTCGACTCGGTGCCGCGTTCGACGTCGGGATGCTCAAGCGCGTCGTGCTGACCAGCGACTACTTCGTCGCCGTGCTGATGCCCATCGTCGTCGGCGTCGTCATCAACGTCGTCGCCCAGGTGCTCATCCTCACCATCGTCGGTGGCCTGCTGGTCCCGTTCGTCATGTTCTACGGCCAGGTCGCCGTGTTCCGGATGTTCGGACTCGCGTTCGCGAAGCACGCGCCGACGGACGGCGGACAGGCCACGGACGTCGCGACGACGGCCTGACCTGAGCGGCCCCGACTGTTTTTATCCGGCCACGCCAACGAGCGGTGTGGACCACGCCGACTCCGAGTTCGCGTTCGAACTGGCCGTCTGTCAGTGGGCCGAGCGCGC
This DNA window, taken from Haloarcula ordinaria, encodes the following:
- a CDS encoding bis(5'-nucleosyl)-tetraphosphatase → MIEATSAGAILFRDTRGRREYLLLKSRPGDWEFPKGGVEGDEELQQTAIREVKEEAGIGDFRLLDGFRKDYDYVFEANGNTIHKTVHLFVAKSFEASAELSTEHRDLQWRDYDQAVNTVTQDGPREILKDAHEFLDEALENGDGE
- a CDS encoding DUF4013 domain-containing protein; the protein is MQGDSWIGRLVIGGILLFLSFLIVPVFIFYGYLVRVLESTIEGDSEPPEWDDWGGLVVDGLKATVVGLVYGLIPTVVIVGIGAGLIGIGSAAGNDGGGLLAGFGLATILLLIPVLFLVYYLVPAALSNMAVEGRLGAAFDVGMLKRVVLTSDYFVAVLMPIVVGVVINVVAQVLILTIVGGLLVPFVMFYGQVAVFRMFGLAFAKHAPTDGGQATDVATTA